One Brassica napus cultivar Da-Ae unplaced genomic scaffold, Da-Ae ScsIHWf_1314;HRSCAF=1877, whole genome shotgun sequence DNA window includes the following coding sequences:
- the LOC111212426 gene encoding uncharacterized protein LOC111212426 translates to MEIESVRCECCGLMEECTQDYISEVKSNFDNKWLCGLCSEAVRDEVSRRKMTTVDEAVRAHVSFCGKFKDNPAVLVADGMRQMLRRRSGDLTSSASKKFGRSNSTKLY, encoded by the coding sequence ATGGAGATTGAATCTGTGAGATGTGAGTGTTGTGGATTGATGGAAGAGTGTACACAAGATTACATTAGTGAAGTCAAATCCAACTTCGACAACAAATGGCTCTGTGGTCTTTGCTCAGAAGCCGTGAGAGACGAAGTCAGTCGCCGGAAGATGACTACTGTTGATGAAGCTGTTAGGGCCCATGTGTCGTTTTGTGGGAAGTTTAAAGATAATCCGGCTGTTCTTGTGGCCGACGGTATGAGGCAGATGCTAAGGAGGAGATCCGGCGACCTGACTTCCTCTGCTTCCAAGAAATTTGGCAGATCTAACTCCACCAAGTTGTACTAA
- the LOC125596860 gene encoding uncharacterized protein LOC125596860, with the protein MVLIPWNRSFPSLILSLLIILTIEKPDPEAMRVHPIPRNLNNTLIHHHHHRNPTREPGKNLRRLPHIFSRVLELPLRSEADVAVEEKHDCFRFVAETEGLCDGGEMRAYVVDIHPGITKIVVRTNGLSLGLSLDELELDMWRFRLPETTRPELVTVVCVDGILIVTVPKMVPEEEDGGFGQGMASGRLVLVQ; encoded by the coding sequence ATGGTTTTGATTCCTTGGAATCGATCATTCCCGAGTCTGATCCTCTCGCTTCTCATCATTCTAACAATCGAGAAACCCGACCCGGAAGCCATGAGAGTCCACCCAATCCCCAGAAACCTTAACAACACCTTgatccaccaccaccatcatcgTAACCCGACCCGAGAACCCGGAAAGAATCTGCGTCGTTTACCGCACATCTTCAGCCGCGTTCTTGAGCTTCCGTTAAGGTCCGAAGCAGATGTTGCCGTGGAGGAGAAACACGATTGTTTCAGATTCGTGGCGGAGACGGAGGGTCTCTGCGACGGCGGGGAGATGAGGGCTTACGTGGTGGATATCCATCCGGGTATAACCAAGATCGTTGTGAGGACAAATGGGTTGTCTTTGGGGTTGTCGCTGGACGAGTTGGAGCTCGACATGTGGCGTTTTAGGCTTCCGGAGACGACCAGGCCTGAGCTTGTTACGGTGGTTTGTGTTGATGGGATTTTGATTGTTACCGTCCCCAAGATGGTTCCAGAGGAGGAAGATGGTGGTTTTGGACAAGGTATGGCAAGTGGGAGGCTTGTTCTTGTTCAGTAA